A DNA window from Camelina sativa cultivar DH55 chromosome 17, Cs, whole genome shotgun sequence contains the following coding sequences:
- the LOC104759948 gene encoding uncharacterized protein LOC104759948 → MPNYYVWSEHGEDYDVLGVGTSSHYPNTNYTSTSSQHGSQPGSQPIGFEGNVYAEMVNDAFHGTTPFNEYHEYESGYDHGYDHIHEEPIEEAKRFYDMLDAANTPLYDGCHEGHSQLSLASRFMNIKVDNNLSEACMDDWAELFTEVLPEGNQATGSYYETETLVRKIGLPYHTIDVCIENCMIFWKEDGNLEHCKFCGKPRYKSSGGRTRIPFSRMWYLPIADRLKRMYQSEKTASSMRWHAEHDSEDGVMCHPSDAPEWKNFQHLHPTFAQKPRNVYLGLCTDGFNPFGVSKNHTLWPVILTPYNLPPDMCMNSEYLFLTILNSGPNHPRASLDVFLQPLIDELKELWYNGVEAYNISLNQNFNMKVVLMWTISDFPAYGMLSGWTTHGRLACPICMDDTGAFQLPAGRKTCWFDCHRRFLPTSHPMRKNKKDFLKGKDSLNDEPPASLSSQAIYERIRKAKAPKTSICGGNGHEKKVKGYGRWHNWHKESILWQLPYWVDLNLRHNLDLMHVEKNVFDNLMYTTMNVKDRSKDNVQSRLDIARFCSRQDLHLDAQGRAPFPIWRLKTKAKEALLKWVKEDVRFPDGYVADLASCADMKNGKFSGMKSHDCHVFMERLLPFIFAELLPRNVHLAISGIGAFFHDLCSRTLEQSRLEILKDNIVMILCNLEKIFPPSFFDVMEHLPIHLPYEAQLGGPVQYRWMYPFERTLFRFTHFYNKEKKVNSA, encoded by the exons ATGCCAAATTATTATGTATGGTCTGAACATGGTGAAGATTATGACGTGCTAGGGGTAGGAACTAGTAGTCATTATCCTAATACAAATTATACTAGTACTAGTAGTCAGCATGGTAGTCAACCTGGTAGTCAGCCAATAGGATTTGAGGGAAATGTATATGCtgagatggtgaatgatgcatttcatggtACCACGCCTTTTAATGAGTATCATGAGTATGAAAGTGGATATGATCATGGATATGATCATATCCATGAAGAACCCATTGAAGAGGCGAAACGGTTCTACGACATGTTAGATGCTGCAAATACTCCACTTTATGATGGATGTCATGAAGGTCATTCGCAACTATCATTGGCGTCTAGGTTCATGAACATCAAGGTTGATAATAATTTGTCTGAGGCATGCATGGACGATTGGGCTGAATTGTTTACGGAGGTTTTACCAGAGGGTAATCAAGCTACTGGTTCATACTACGAGACAGAGACTTTAGTTCGAAAGATAGGATTGCCATACCATACAATTGATGTATGTATAGAGAATTGTATGATATTTTGGAAAGAAGATGGGAATTTGGAGCATTGCAAGTTCTGTGGGAAGCCAAGGTACAAAAGTAGTGGGGGTAGAACTAGAATACCCTTCagtcgtatgtggtatctaCCTATTGCAGATAGATTGAAGAGGATGTACCAATCAGAGAAGACCGCATCatcaatgagatggcatgctgaGCATGATTCAGAAGATGGAGTAATGTGTCATCCATCTGATGCGCCTGAATGGAAGAATTTCCAACATTTACATCCCACATTTGCGCAAAAGCCACGAAACGTTTACCTTGGGTTATGTACAGATGGTTTTAATCCATTTGGGGTCTCCAAAAATCATACTTTGTGGCCTGTGATCTTAACTCCATACAACCTACCTCCAGATATGTGCATGAACAGCGAGTATTTATTTCTTACGATTCTGAACTCCGGACCAAACCACCCACGAGCCAGCCTTGATGTTTTCCTCCAACCATTAATCGATGAGTTAAAGGAGTTATGGTATAATGGGGTTGAGGCTTATAATATCTcactaaatcaaaatttcaacatGAAAGTTGTTCTTATGTGGACAATAAGCGATTTTCCAGCATACGGTATGTTGTCGGGATGGACGACACATGGAAGATTAGCATGTCCAATTTGTATGGATGACACTGGTGCTTTTCAATTACCAGCTGGGAGGAAAACATGTTGGTTTGACTGTCATAGGAGATTTCTTCCTACAAGTCATCCGATGCGGAAGAATAAAAAGGACTTTCTGAAGGGAAAAGATTCATTGAATGACGAGCCACCAGCATCTCTGAGTAGTCAAGCTATCTATGAGCGTATAAGGAAAGCCAAAGCACCTAAAACATCTATTTGCGGTGGGAATGGTCACGAAAAGAAAGTTAAAGGCTACGGAAGATGGCATAATTGGCATAAAGAAAGCATATTATGGCAGTTACCGTACTGGGTCGATCTGAATTTAAGGCACAACCTGGATTTGATGCACGTCGAGAAAAATGTCTTTGATAACTTGATGTACACCACTATGAATGTAAAAGATAGATCGAAAGACAACGTGCAGTCAAGATTGGATATTGCAAGATTTTGTTCCCGGCAAGATTTACATCTAGATGCTCAAGGGAGAGCCCCATTCCCTATTTGGAGATTGAAAACCAAAGCGAAAGAGGCTTTATTAAAATGGGTAAAAGAAGATGTTAGATTCCCAGACGGATATGTCGCAGATTTAGCTAGTTGTGCTGACatgaaaaatggaaagttttcggGAATGAAGAGTCATGACTGCCATGTGTTTATGGAACGATTGCTTCCGTTCATATTTGCAGAGCTTTTACCGCGTAATGTCCACCTGGCAATTTCag GGATTGGAGCATTTTTCCACGACCTATGTAGTAGAACATTGGAGCAATCCCGCCTCGAAATTCTAAAGGATAATATTGTCATGATCTTGTGtaatttggagaaaatattCCCTCCTTCATTCTTTGATGTAATGGAGCACCTCCCAATTCACCTACCTTATGAAGCACAACTTGGTGGTCCTGTgcaatataggtggatgtatcctttcGAAAG AACACTATTTCGCTTCACACATTTCTacaacaaggagaagaag GTTAATTCGGCATGA